From one Chlamydiifrater phoenicopteri genomic stretch:
- a CDS encoding polysaccharide deacetylase family protein — protein MRLVLAYRKVSYSSDPRYLEAMKQQLLFCKEHFSLSQPSTIPSLQREKKLLSYLPKEISVTFDHASADFYFYVYPFLCAHKIPATVGVAWRYIPSNSTADSLSITKRTSAPESLSFQDEIFSSLAPFCCPNELLQLAASPTITLASHGIGIRNLIRNPPYLLGEVILSKKNLEKLLQRSVSAFIYPFGRYDSLADKLVRQHYETSFILGNTWNFSSKKHLVYRMEMRSVADIEAFLSTKAHVSCLKNWIKAFALNSSKKFVGNPIKRFLR, from the coding sequence ATGCGTTTAGTTCTCGCTTACAGAAAAGTTTCATACTCCTCGGATCCCCGATATCTAGAGGCTATGAAACAACAGCTGCTTTTCTGCAAAGAGCATTTTTCTCTTTCACAACCATCGACGATTCCTTCCCTTCAGCGCGAAAAAAAGCTGCTCTCTTATTTGCCAAAAGAAATTTCCGTAACTTTCGATCACGCTTCTGCAGATTTCTATTTCTACGTATATCCTTTTCTCTGCGCGCATAAAATTCCCGCAACGGTGGGTGTTGCTTGGCGTTACATCCCTTCAAATTCTACAGCCGACAGTTTATCGATAACAAAACGTACAAGCGCCCCCGAATCATTATCTTTTCAAGATGAAATCTTTTCTTCTTTAGCCCCTTTTTGTTGTCCGAACGAATTATTGCAATTAGCCGCCTCCCCCACTATCACTTTGGCTTCCCACGGAATAGGCATCCGAAATCTTATTCGAAACCCTCCCTACCTCCTTGGGGAAGTTATTCTGTCCAAAAAAAATTTAGAAAAGCTACTACAAAGATCCGTTTCTGCCTTTATATACCCTTTCGGCCGTTATGACTCTCTCGCAGACAAACTAGTTCGTCAACACTACGAAACATCTTTTATTCTTGGAAATACTTGGAACTTTTCCTCAAAAAAGCACCTAGTTTATAGAATGGAAATGCGCTCAGTGGCCGACATAGAGGCCTTCTTATCAACCAAAGCTCATGTGTCTTGCTTAAAAAATTGGATAAAAGCTTTTGCTCTCAACTCTAGCAAAAAGTTTGTAGGCAATCCTATTAAAAGATTTTTAAGATAA
- a CDS encoding TIGR00153 family protein: MQTLARLFGQSPFEPLQAHLEVVVECVSLLPEIFVAVRDKKYLKVEEIAQDISKKEFQADCIKNDMRNHLPMGIFTPVSRVGLLEIISIQDSIADTAEDVGILLTIKQLHFHKDFEELFFNFLEKNLEAFGIAATLIQEFNQLLESSFGGRKADKAREYVRDVAKAEHQADVLQRSLMKVFFHDDLVISEKQLYLWLQVIKRTAGVSNASEKLANRINMTLEDK, from the coding sequence ATGCAAACTCTAGCTAGACTCTTTGGCCAATCTCCTTTTGAACCCTTGCAAGCACACCTAGAGGTTGTTGTAGAGTGTGTTTCTTTGCTTCCAGAAATTTTTGTTGCTGTGAGGGATAAGAAATATTTGAAAGTAGAAGAAATCGCTCAGGATATTTCCAAGAAGGAGTTTCAAGCAGATTGTATCAAGAACGATATGCGAAATCATTTGCCCATGGGTATTTTTACTCCAGTGTCTAGAGTAGGATTATTAGAGATAATCTCTATCCAAGATAGTATTGCAGATACCGCTGAAGATGTAGGAATTTTGTTAACCATTAAACAACTACATTTTCATAAAGATTTTGAAGAGCTTTTTTTCAACTTTTTGGAAAAAAATTTGGAAGCCTTTGGGATAGCGGCAACGCTCATCCAAGAATTTAATCAATTGTTGGAAAGTTCTTTCGGTGGTCGTAAGGCTGATAAAGCTAGAGAATATGTTAGGGATGTTGCTAAAGCTGAGCATCAGGCTGATGTATTGCAAAGAAGTTTGATGAAGGTCTTTTTTCATGATGACTTAGTAATCTCTGAAAAGCAACTATACCTTTGGCTACAAGTAATTAAACGCACAGCGGGAGTTTCTAATGCTTCAGAAAAGTTGGCAAATAGGATCAATATGACTTTGGAAGACAAATAG
- a CDS encoding ParB/RepB/Spo0J family partition protein, translating to MDNDVEDKVVEVSVEAIRVSPFQPRKHFSEEELKELSQSLRSVGLIQPPVVREIKNGDRVLYYELIAGERRWRASVLAGFTTIPVLVRVSKDQIAAEATLVENLQRVNLNPMEMAEAFKKLIDVFGLTQDQVAKKVGKKRSTVANYLRLLTLEDGIKQYIRDGSLSLGHAKVVLMLEDVSLRSELVHAIVEKGLSVRDAELLVKKMLKEGVSEVSSVVKEKIALRNISEESIASVTSKFAAAFSSKVTIRSKGGKGTLSIHFENEEHLANLEKLLSHAVQ from the coding sequence GTGGATAATGATGTAGAAGACAAAGTAGTAGAAGTTTCGGTGGAAGCTATTCGAGTAAGTCCATTTCAACCGCGCAAACATTTTTCCGAAGAGGAGTTGAAGGAATTGTCCCAATCTTTGCGCTCTGTGGGTCTTATCCAGCCTCCTGTTGTTAGAGAAATAAAGAATGGGGACAGGGTGCTGTATTACGAGCTCATTGCTGGAGAGCGTCGTTGGAGAGCGTCGGTGTTGGCAGGGTTCACCACCATTCCCGTGCTTGTTCGTGTGTCTAAAGATCAGATCGCCGCAGAGGCTACACTAGTTGAAAATCTTCAGAGAGTAAACCTCAATCCTATGGAAATGGCTGAAGCATTTAAAAAGTTGATAGATGTTTTTGGATTAACGCAGGATCAAGTAGCTAAAAAGGTTGGAAAAAAGCGATCGACAGTGGCGAACTATTTGAGGCTGCTCACATTAGAGGATGGCATAAAGCAGTATATTCGAGATGGCAGTTTGTCTTTAGGCCACGCGAAAGTGGTCTTAATGTTGGAGGACGTTTCTTTGAGAAGCGAGCTTGTCCATGCTATTGTGGAAAAAGGTTTGTCTGTTAGGGATGCAGAGCTTTTAGTTAAGAAGATGCTCAAAGAAGGAGTAAGCGAAGTTTCTTCTGTTGTCAAAGAAAAAATTGCCTTGCGCAATATTTCTGAGGAGAGCATAGCTTCTGTGACATCAAAATTTGCAGCAGCTTTTTCGTCTAAGGTTACTATTCGTTCCAAAGGAGGAAAAGGGACGCTTTCCATACACTTTGAAAATGAGGAGCATTTAGCTAACTTGGAAAAGTTGCTTTCACACGCCGTACAGTGA
- a CDS encoding inorganic phosphate transporter yields the protein MFYLLCFIVLCSCYASWNIGANDVANAVGTSVGSGVLTLKQAVVVAAVFELLGAVFLGSRVAGTIEGQIIDLSSYTGNPMEYVFAMTAALLATGVWLQLASFFGWPVSTTHSIIGAVIGSGLSIGKGLFIRWGAVGSIVVGWLVSPILGGSVAYLIFTIIRRTVFYKSDPVRAVIKVAPVMTFVVFSTMSAIILGGSSHVSKVSFFERCGILLGVGVLAFVICFSLLRMKRSQTISSSPVKGSLTDRLKTHGGDYGIKYLLVERVFAYLQIVVAAFMAFAHGSNDVANAIAPLLAVIKIMNPQMYSPLTVSLLMGLGGLLLIIGLATWGWRVIETVGCKITELTPSRGFSAGFGSSLTIALASALGLPVSTTHVVVGAVLGIGVARGIRAINLNIIKDIIMSWFITVPAGALFSVLFFFALRAIFG from the coding sequence ATGTTTTATCTTCTGTGTTTTATCGTCCTCTGTAGTTGTTATGCCTCGTGGAATATAGGGGCTAATGATGTAGCTAATGCTGTAGGGACGAGTGTTGGTTCTGGAGTACTAACATTGAAGCAGGCGGTAGTTGTTGCGGCCGTTTTTGAACTCTTAGGAGCGGTATTCTTAGGAAGTCGCGTAGCAGGAACGATAGAAGGGCAGATAATAGACCTTTCTAGTTATACAGGAAATCCCATGGAGTACGTCTTCGCTATGACAGCGGCGCTTCTAGCTACGGGAGTGTGGCTGCAGTTGGCTTCCTTTTTTGGCTGGCCGGTGTCTACAACGCACTCCATTATCGGTGCTGTCATAGGCTCCGGCTTGTCTATTGGAAAGGGCCTGTTTATTCGTTGGGGAGCAGTAGGATCCATAGTGGTTGGTTGGCTGGTTTCTCCTATTCTCGGAGGAAGCGTTGCGTACCTGATTTTTACAATTATTCGAAGGACGGTCTTTTATAAATCGGATCCTGTACGTGCAGTCATCAAAGTTGCACCAGTGATGACTTTTGTTGTCTTCTCTACTATGTCAGCCATCATTTTAGGTGGAAGTAGCCATGTGTCTAAGGTATCTTTTTTCGAACGCTGTGGCATTCTCTTGGGCGTCGGAGTGCTAGCCTTTGTCATATGCTTCTCTCTATTACGGATGAAACGAAGTCAGACAATATCTTCTTCTCCAGTAAAAGGGTCTTTAACGGATCGATTAAAGACTCATGGCGGGGATTATGGAATTAAATATTTACTAGTTGAAAGAGTTTTTGCTTATCTGCAAATAGTTGTAGCAGCCTTTATGGCTTTTGCTCATGGATCCAATGACGTTGCTAATGCTATTGCGCCTTTGCTTGCTGTGATAAAAATAATGAATCCTCAGATGTACTCCCCTCTGACGGTTTCCTTATTGATGGGACTGGGGGGGCTTCTGCTCATTATTGGACTGGCTACTTGGGGATGGAGAGTGATAGAAACCGTAGGATGTAAGATAACAGAGCTGACGCCTTCCAGAGGATTCTCTGCTGGATTTGGTTCTTCTCTTACAATAGCGTTGGCTTCGGCGCTAGGACTACCTGTTTCTACCACTCACGTAGTTGTTGGGGCAGTACTCGGAATAGGCGTTGCTAGGGGTATTCGAGCTATAAATTTAAACATTATCAAAGACATTATCATGTCTTGGTTCATCACTGTCCCTGCTGGGGCTCTTTTTTCTGTGCTCTTTTTCTTTGCTTTAAGAGCTATTTTTGGGTAG
- a CDS encoding SufD family Fe-S cluster assembly protein: MTQVLSLFKNPLERRVLGGAPYEENEEYRNCLQKATWLKISEDSGDNRCFAFSKEGELQELIQQGMLSLDSGWNCTFVNGVFEPRLSSVPEGCFLLSVKDARRFYQSFFQLHKEGLENKKSPLHGLNASFLDEAAFLYVPEDFKIQDPISIRNIVTKSFACTDRSAILPAVTVAVASRAFVEVNVLPCEFFSGEGIPSSASTEGIFSGVLNIVAEDYATIRLNFGAEALLESPSIASGRSFWEEESQAWSVSALMQERSSILTRIYSRKKFFSSGIVDCRYQLLSPYAYSEVLGSIKDPEGLLLKVAMIHKAEKTGSRQTIKSLLNEDANFSFEGDIIIEPDCGDSEAYQKHDSLLMGESASVLTIPRLQIFTDNVKASHGATVGRPDDGIIFFMRSRGISEERAKEIFLKGFLYPEPEGFIFD; this comes from the coding sequence ATGACACAAGTGCTGTCTTTATTCAAAAACCCCTTGGAGAGAAGAGTGCTAGGAGGAGCTCCTTATGAGGAAAATGAGGAGTATAGGAATTGTTTGCAGAAAGCTACCTGGTTAAAAATTTCTGAAGACTCTGGTGACAATAGATGTTTTGCATTTTCTAAGGAGGGAGAGTTACAAGAATTAATACAACAGGGGATGTTGTCTCTTGATTCTGGCTGGAATTGCACTTTTGTCAACGGAGTTTTTGAGCCCCGGTTGTCTAGTGTTCCCGAAGGTTGTTTTCTTTTATCTGTGAAGGACGCTAGAAGGTTTTACCAAAGTTTTTTCCAATTGCATAAAGAGGGGTTGGAGAATAAAAAAAGCCCGTTGCATGGTTTGAATGCGAGTTTTTTGGATGAGGCCGCTTTTTTATATGTTCCCGAAGATTTTAAAATTCAGGATCCAATTAGTATTAGGAACATTGTTACAAAAAGTTTTGCTTGCACTGATAGGTCTGCTATTTTACCCGCGGTAACTGTAGCGGTGGCTTCTAGAGCTTTTGTTGAAGTAAATGTTCTTCCTTGCGAGTTTTTTTCTGGTGAAGGGATTCCTTCAAGCGCTTCTACCGAGGGCATATTTAGTGGGGTTCTGAATATCGTTGCAGAAGACTATGCAACGATCCGCTTGAATTTTGGTGCAGAGGCTTTATTGGAAAGTCCTTCTATTGCTTCTGGCAGATCTTTTTGGGAGGAGGAATCTCAAGCGTGGTCGGTCTCAGCATTGATGCAGGAAAGGTCTTCCATTTTGACGCGTATTTATTCTCGGAAAAAGTTTTTCTCATCAGGAATTGTTGATTGTAGGTATCAACTGTTAAGCCCTTATGCTTACTCGGAAGTGCTTGGTTCTATCAAAGATCCTGAAGGATTGTTGTTAAAAGTTGCGATGATCCATAAGGCAGAGAAAACAGGATCTAGACAGACAATAAAATCTCTTTTGAATGAGGATGCCAATTTTTCTTTTGAAGGAGACATTATAATAGAGCCTGATTGTGGAGATTCTGAAGCATATCAGAAACACGATAGTCTACTTATGGGAGAATCGGCTTCTGTTCTTACTATCCCCAGGCTTCAAATTTTTACCGACAATGTAAAGGCCTCTCATGGAGCTACGGTGGGCAGGCCTGATGATGGAATTATTTTTTTTATGAGGTCTAGAGGGATTTCAGAAGAGAGGGCTAAGGAAATTTTTTTAAAAGGTTTTCTGTACCCGGAACCCGAAGGTTTTATCTTTGATTAG
- the sufB gene encoding Fe-S cluster assembly protein SufB has product MSEQDLDTILKEREEYRYGFSTEVETESLDKGLSEEVVEKISALRREPGFITDFRLKAFRYWQGLREPAWANLVRDDIDYQDIVYFTAPKTKGKLGRLEDADPEVLETFKKLGIPLDEQKRLLNVAVDLVFDSVSIGTTFKETLERAGVIFCSFSEAVQNYPDLIKKYLGSVVSFRDNFFAALNAAVFTDGSFVYVPKGVSCPMEISTYFRINDKESGQFERTLIIAEEDSFVSYLEGCTAPSYSSNQLHAAVVELVAKTRARIKYSTVQNWYAGDRKTGKGGIYNFVTKRGLCEGDKSQISWTQVEAGAAITWKYPSCILKGQGSVGEFYSVALTGGRMQADTGTKMIHIGKNSSSTIVSKGISADQSQNTFRSQVWVAKGASHVHNYTQCDSMLVGTQCGAHTFPSIEVKNNTASVEHEATTSKLRQDQLFYLRSRGLGVEDAIGLVINGFCEKVFRELPLEFAEEAKKLLLLKLENSVG; this is encoded by the coding sequence ATGAGCGAGCAAGATCTTGACACCATCTTAAAGGAGAGGGAGGAATATCGTTACGGATTTTCCACCGAGGTAGAAACGGAAAGTTTAGATAAAGGGCTTTCGGAAGAGGTGGTAGAAAAAATTTCAGCGCTGCGTCGAGAGCCGGGGTTTATTACGGATTTCCGTCTTAAAGCTTTTCGTTACTGGCAAGGGTTGCGTGAACCAGCTTGGGCAAACTTGGTTAGAGACGACATCGACTATCAAGATATAGTGTATTTTACTGCCCCTAAGACCAAGGGAAAGTTAGGTAGGCTGGAGGATGCAGATCCTGAGGTTTTGGAGACGTTCAAGAAGTTGGGAATACCGCTTGATGAGCAAAAGCGATTATTGAATGTTGCTGTTGACCTTGTTTTTGATTCCGTATCTATAGGAACAACGTTCAAAGAAACGTTGGAGAGAGCTGGGGTAATTTTTTGTTCCTTTTCTGAAGCTGTTCAGAACTATCCTGATTTGATCAAGAAGTATTTGGGTAGTGTAGTTTCATTTAGAGATAACTTTTTTGCAGCGTTAAATGCTGCAGTTTTTACTGACGGGTCATTTGTTTATGTTCCGAAAGGCGTTTCGTGTCCGATGGAGATTTCCACATATTTTCGTATCAATGACAAAGAGTCCGGACAGTTTGAGAGAACCTTGATTATTGCAGAAGAGGATTCTTTTGTAAGTTATTTAGAGGGCTGTACAGCGCCTTCTTATTCCTCCAACCAACTGCATGCCGCAGTTGTAGAACTTGTAGCAAAAACTAGAGCTCGTATTAAGTACTCTACAGTACAAAACTGGTATGCAGGAGATCGAAAGACTGGTAAAGGTGGTATTTATAATTTTGTGACCAAGAGGGGATTGTGTGAGGGCGACAAGTCGCAAATATCTTGGACTCAAGTAGAGGCTGGAGCTGCTATCACATGGAAATATCCTAGCTGTATTTTGAAAGGACAGGGCAGTGTCGGGGAGTTTTATTCTGTGGCCTTGACTGGGGGCAGAATGCAGGCCGATACGGGCACGAAGATGATCCATATAGGGAAAAATTCTTCTTCAACAATAGTTTCTAAAGGAATTTCTGCCGATCAATCGCAAAATACTTTTCGTAGTCAGGTTTGGGTGGCTAAGGGAGCGTCGCATGTACACAACTATACACAATGTGATTCTATGCTTGTAGGAACCCAGTGTGGGGCGCATACGTTTCCATCCATAGAGGTAAAGAACAATACGGCTTCTGTAGAGCATGAGGCGACGACATCTAAACTTCGACAGGATCAGTTGTTTTATTTGCGGAGTCGAGGATTGGGAGTGGAGGATGCTATAGGTTTGGTTATTAATGGTTTTTGCGAAAAGGTTTTTCGCGAATTGCCATTGGAATTTGCTGAAGAAGCTAAAAAGCTGCTGCTACTTAAACTAGAAAACAGTGTGGGCTAA
- a CDS encoding ABC transporter ATP-binding protein, giving the protein MPRSPILQVADLNVSLVKQKKIYSVVESVSFDLYKQKTLAIIGESGSGKSLTAQALLGLLPKAQFITKGLALYQQQNLLTLPPKAARKIRGNKIAMIFQNPMASLNPVYTIGHQLTEVVYTHLGIPSHSIKELLFQALHETRIQNPDQCLKSYPHQLSGGMLQRICIAMALLCHPDILIADEPTTALDVSVQHQILSLLRDLQEKTGMAILIITHNMGVVAEIADEVTVLYAGRIIERGSAQQIFDNPSHPYTQALFASRPNLAGQVSPYLSTMNGSPPHPTQYPSGCRFHPRCSKVMEKCKQCTPPNLDIGDNHEVRCWLYDY; this is encoded by the coding sequence ATGCCTCGCTCTCCAATTCTACAAGTTGCAGACCTTAACGTTTCTCTTGTAAAACAAAAAAAAATCTACTCAGTAGTGGAATCTGTAAGCTTTGACCTATACAAGCAAAAGACTCTTGCTATTATCGGTGAATCTGGATCTGGAAAATCATTGACAGCTCAAGCCCTTCTTGGCCTCCTACCCAAAGCACAATTTATCACTAAAGGCTTAGCTCTTTACCAACAGCAAAATTTACTTACTTTACCACCCAAGGCTGCAAGAAAAATTCGAGGTAACAAGATTGCTATGATCTTTCAAAACCCTATGGCCTCTCTAAACCCCGTATATACCATAGGGCATCAGTTAACAGAGGTTGTCTATACACACCTAGGGATCCCTTCGCACTCCATTAAAGAACTTTTGTTCCAAGCCCTACATGAGACTCGCATTCAAAACCCTGATCAATGTCTCAAATCCTATCCACATCAACTTTCTGGAGGGATGTTGCAGCGGATATGTATCGCCATGGCCCTTCTATGTCACCCGGACATCCTTATAGCTGATGAGCCCACAACAGCATTAGATGTCTCCGTTCAACACCAAATTTTATCCCTTCTTCGAGATTTACAAGAAAAAACAGGCATGGCTATCCTCATAATTACACACAATATGGGGGTGGTAGCAGAAATCGCTGACGAAGTGACCGTCCTATACGCGGGAAGAATTATTGAAAGAGGCTCTGCGCAACAAATTTTCGACAACCCTTCCCACCCCTATACACAAGCGCTCTTTGCTTCTAGACCTAACTTAGCTGGACAAGTAAGCCCCTATTTATCAACAATGAACGGCTCTCCCCCGCACCCTACACAATATCCATCAGGTTGTCGCTTTCACCCGCGTTGTTCAAAAGTTATGGAAAAATGTAAACAATGTACCCCGCCAAACCTGGATATTGGGGATAATCACGAAGTGAGATGTTGGTTGTATGACTACTAA
- a CDS encoding SufS family cysteine desulfurase: MSEFLQPSFGKKNFPIFHHKSSLENPYIYLDSAATTHKPECVIEAVRRFYSESYGTVYRGIYQDSSVVTAAYSGVREKVKEFIHAASAKEVVFTGGCTSGLNQLAIAFNDSELSRKGPVAVTEVEHHANVLSWEIAARRVGNSVVKVRVDEEGRICLEHLESLLRQGVSLVSLAHISNVSGVIQPLKEVVSLVRHYGSILCLDAAQSISHQPIDVQKLDIDFMVFSGHKMYGPTGIGILYGKESLLESLPPAFGGGDMVDVYDAEKPRFQSSPLKFEAGTPPIAEVIGLGEAIEYLETLGLENIFSRESSSIQGVLEELEGMSGVTIIGPRRGVPRGALISLTMDNVHPMDMGALLDSRGIAVRTGHLCAQPAMNKWKVPQMLRVSLGVYNDDEDVRTFLRSFRESLGFLS; encoded by the coding sequence ATGTCTGAATTTTTGCAACCCTCCTTTGGAAAGAAGAATTTTCCAATATTTCATCATAAAAGTTCCTTGGAGAATCCTTACATATACTTAGATTCTGCAGCCACAACACATAAACCGGAGTGTGTAATAGAAGCTGTTCGTCGATTTTATTCTGAAAGCTATGGGACGGTGTACAGGGGTATATATCAAGATTCTTCGGTAGTAACAGCAGCTTATTCTGGCGTGCGAGAAAAGGTTAAAGAGTTTATTCATGCGGCTTCTGCAAAAGAAGTAGTCTTCACAGGAGGTTGTACTTCAGGACTGAATCAGTTGGCCATAGCTTTTAATGATTCTGAACTAAGCAGGAAAGGGCCTGTAGCTGTGACAGAAGTTGAACATCATGCCAATGTTTTATCTTGGGAAATTGCTGCTAGACGAGTGGGAAACTCTGTCGTTAAGGTGCGTGTTGATGAAGAGGGAAGAATTTGTTTAGAGCATTTGGAATCTCTGCTTAGGCAAGGAGTTTCTCTTGTTAGTTTAGCGCATATAAGTAATGTTTCTGGGGTTATTCAACCTTTGAAAGAGGTCGTCTCTTTGGTTCGGCATTACGGTTCGATACTTTGTCTTGATGCTGCGCAGTCTATTTCTCATCAACCAATAGATGTGCAAAAGTTGGACATAGATTTTATGGTTTTTTCTGGGCATAAGATGTATGGTCCTACAGGGATAGGGATTCTTTATGGGAAAGAGAGCTTACTAGAGAGCTTACCCCCCGCATTTGGTGGAGGGGATATGGTGGATGTTTATGATGCTGAAAAGCCCAGGTTTCAGTCTAGTCCGCTGAAGTTTGAAGCCGGGACGCCGCCGATAGCTGAAGTTATAGGTCTGGGGGAGGCTATAGAATATTTAGAAACTTTAGGATTAGAAAACATTTTTTCGAGAGAGTCCTCCAGTATACAAGGGGTGCTAGAAGAGCTTGAAGGAATGTCTGGAGTAACGATCATAGGTCCGAGGAGGGGCGTTCCACGAGGAGCGTTGATTAGCCTTACTATGGATAATGTGCACCCAATGGATATGGGGGCGCTTTTGGATTCCCGGGGAATCGCGGTTCGAACAGGGCATTTGTGTGCTCAACCAGCAATGAATAAATGGAAAGTTCCTCAAATGTTAAGGGTTTCTCTTGGGGTGTATAATGATGATGAAGACGTGAGAACCTTTCTTAGATCCTTTAGGGAGTCATTAGGGTTTTTATCTTAA
- the sufC gene encoding Fe-S cluster assembly ATPase SufC — translation MWANMLEIKHLQASYEGVDILRDFSLKISPGEIHVVMGPNGAGKSTLTKVLSGDPSVQVVSGEIVFCNEEISSCEPEERARKGLFIGFQQPPEIPGVANEFFLREAYNACAETKGREKLDAVEFKRLLARVSACYEFNPDESLLQRSVNEGFSGGERKKNEILQMLVLEPKLAVLDEPDSGLDIDALQFVCRAIKKYMIEYPSSSLCIITHNPKIVSLLNPTCVHILGRGAIVHSGDASVVELLEEQGYEKIFDGKEAPLREGTSV, via the coding sequence GTGTGGGCTAACATGTTGGAAATAAAACATCTCCAAGCGAGTTACGAGGGGGTAGATATTCTTAGAGACTTTTCTTTGAAGATCTCTCCTGGAGAGATTCATGTTGTTATGGGTCCTAATGGAGCAGGGAAATCGACGTTAACAAAGGTTTTGTCTGGGGACCCTTCGGTTCAAGTGGTCTCTGGGGAGATAGTTTTTTGTAATGAAGAGATTTCTTCTTGTGAGCCTGAAGAGCGGGCTCGAAAGGGATTATTTATAGGGTTCCAGCAACCGCCAGAAATTCCTGGTGTTGCTAATGAGTTTTTTTTAAGAGAGGCTTACAATGCTTGCGCTGAGACTAAGGGTAGGGAAAAATTAGATGCAGTTGAGTTTAAGCGCCTTTTAGCTCGAGTAAGTGCTTGCTATGAGTTTAACCCTGATGAGTCTCTTCTGCAGCGGTCTGTTAATGAGGGATTTTCTGGGGGGGAACGTAAGAAGAATGAAATTTTACAAATGCTTGTTTTGGAACCTAAGCTGGCAGTTTTGGATGAGCCGGACTCTGGGTTGGATATAGATGCTTTGCAGTTTGTTTGTAGAGCAATCAAGAAGTATATGATTGAATATCCCTCATCTTCTTTATGTATTATCACTCATAACCCCAAAATAGTATCTTTGTTGAATCCTACGTGTGTGCATATCCTTGGTCGAGGGGCGATTGTTCATTCGGGAGACGCTAGCGTGGTAGAGTTGCTCGAGGAGCAAGGATACGAGAAAATTTTTGATGGTAAAGAAGCTCCTCTAAGAGAGGGAACGTCTGTATGA
- a CDS encoding oligopeptide/dipeptide ABC transporter ATP-binding protein has translation MTTNSLLLNVTELKKHHYKSSGLFAKKQVIKSVDGISFTMKPGRILGIIGESGSGKTSLALMLAGLSTPTSGSVIFNGINVHKPKKTELPILRKEIRMVFQDPFSSLNPRKNILSNLGDILLRKRIVKNKEEQLLFVTEALNKVGLPDSVLYMYPHQLSGGQQQRLSIGRAIIGKPKLIICDEIVSALDLSMQAQILNMLKDLYSSMGINYLFISHDLAVVRHFCSDIIIMYRGKIMETGSIESVFQTPKHPYTKLLLNSQPANTPTEARKRAPNPFELPTSSESPSPEGCPFYSRCPFRKKLCKTGPIPRKTDLLQTYDCIC, from the coding sequence ATGACTACTAACTCGTTGCTACTCAACGTTACAGAGCTCAAAAAACATCATTACAAAAGCTCTGGCTTGTTCGCAAAAAAACAAGTAATAAAATCCGTAGACGGCATTTCTTTCACTATGAAACCGGGACGAATTTTAGGAATCATCGGTGAATCTGGATCTGGAAAGACTTCTCTCGCTTTAATGCTCGCAGGCTTGTCAACACCTACATCAGGGTCTGTAATCTTTAATGGCATCAATGTTCACAAACCTAAAAAAACAGAACTCCCTATCCTGAGAAAGGAAATCCGAATGGTCTTCCAAGACCCTTTCTCCTCCCTCAATCCAAGGAAGAATATTCTCAGCAACCTAGGCGACATCCTCTTACGCAAGCGAATTGTTAAGAACAAAGAAGAACAACTTCTATTCGTAACAGAAGCTCTAAACAAAGTAGGTCTACCAGACTCTGTCTTATACATGTACCCCCACCAACTCTCCGGAGGACAGCAGCAACGATTATCTATAGGAAGAGCTATCATAGGAAAGCCAAAGCTAATCATCTGCGACGAAATAGTTTCGGCCTTGGATCTCTCTATGCAAGCACAGATACTAAATATGCTTAAGGACCTCTACTCCTCAATGGGTATTAACTACCTATTTATTTCCCATGACCTAGCTGTTGTAAGACATTTTTGTTCTGACATCATCATCATGTATCGAGGGAAGATCATGGAGACCGGAAGCATAGAAAGTGTCTTCCAAACCCCTAAACATCCTTACACAAAACTTTTACTAAACTCTCAACCAGCAAACACTCCAACAGAAGCAAGAAAGCGCGCGCCAAATCCTTTTGAATTGCCAACATCCAGCGAAAGCCCTTCTCCTGAAGGATGCCCTTTCTACTCCCGTTGCCCCTTTAGGAAAAAACTCTGCAAAACGGGCCCCATACCACGAAAAACAGACCTCTTACAAACCTATGACTGCATTTGCTAG